A single window of Tetrapisispora phaffii CBS 4417 chromosome 16, complete genome DNA harbors:
- the STE2 gene encoding alpha-factor pheromone receptor STE2 (similar to Saccharomyces cerevisiae STE2 (YFL026W); ancestral locus Anc_8.45) produces the protein MSQIPELSSYFYDSTYNPGESLVSYTSIYGNDTEVSFNELQSIVNKRVNESIMFGVRCGAACLMFIVMWMISKNKKTPLFIINQCSLVFMIIHSGLYFKYLLSDYASVTYSLTYFPQLINRSDVHLYGAASMFQAFLVGSIELSLVFQIKVLFQSDTYNKRLGQVVLGIGAALGLTTFAMYLVTAIKGMVALYADTSDMEQYFFNVSTILFASSLNFLTCLLVLKLALVVRTRRYLGLRQFDSFHVLLIMAFQTLLIPSILFIIAYSINASNDVDELIIIGGLLVVLSLPLSSMWASSINNSVRPTSLNTSLSPQTTWSSDEKSIYSDQMEPDIKTKITNKVGGFLPFEKTGMVSTPTESTISMQTDIEKASTIDYSK, from the coding sequence ATGTCACAAATACCAGAACTAAGCAGCTACTTCTACGATTCCACATATAATCCTGGCGAGAGCTTGGTTTCGTACACTTCCATATACGGCAACGACACAGAGGTCAGTTTCAATGAGCTGCAGAGCATTGTGAACAAGAGAGTCAATGAGAGTATTATGTTTGGTGTGAGATGCGGTGCTGCCTGTCTCATGTTCATTGTCATGTGGATGATCTCCAAGAATAAGAAGACACCTCTGTTCATTATCAACCAATGTTCTCTGGTCTTCATGATCATTCATTCTGGGCTCTATTTCAAGTATTTGCTATCAGACTATGCTTCGGTCACATATTCGCTAACGTACTTCCCACAACTGATCAATAGATCTGATGTCCATCTGTATGGTGCTGCTAGCATGTTCCAAGCTTTTTTGGTCGGCAGCATCGAGTTATCACTGGTTTTCCAAATCAAAGTTTTGTTTCAAAGCGACACATACAACAAGAGATTGGGTCAAGTCGTTTTAGGTATCGGTGCTGCTCTCGGGTTGACTACTTTCGCAATGTATTTAGTGACTGCAATTAAAGGTATGGTAGCCTTATATGCAGACACTTCCGACATGGAACAGTACTTCTTCAACGTCTctacaattttatttgctTCTTCCTTAAATTTCTTGACATGTTTGCTAGTGTTGAAGCTTGCGCTAGTGGTAAGAACAAGAAGATACTTGGGTCTCAGGCAATTCGATAGCTTCCACGTGTTGTTGATAATGGCATTCCAAACTTTACTAATACCATCCATTTTGTTCATCATTGCCTATAGTATCAATGCTTCCAACGATGTCGATGAATTGATCATTATCGGTGGGTTGCTCGTTGTTCTATCACTGCCGCTATCTTCCATGTGGGCTTCTTCGATAAACAATAGCGTCAGACCAACTTCATTGAATACATCTTTATCTCCACAAACAACATGGTCATCAGATGAGAAAAGTATCTACTCAGACCAAATGGAACCAGATATCAAAActaaaattacaaataaaGTTGGGGGATTCTTACCATTTGAAAAAACAGGAATGGTCTCGACACCAACAGAAAGTACAATATCCATGCAAACGGATATCGAGAAAGCCAGTACTATCGACTATAGCAAGTAA